A single Candidatus Tectomicrobia bacterium DNA region contains:
- a CDS encoding cytochrome oxidase subunit III: FGLTASSGVYGSTFYTIIGTHAFHVFCGVVWLLAVLVRAAVCCGMYWHLVVGLWPVLFILVYLI, encoded by the coding sequence GCTTCGGCCTGACCGCCTCCTCGGGCGTCTACGGCTCGACCTTCTACACCATCATCGGGACCCACGCGTTCCACGTCTTCTGCGGGGTGGTGTGGCTGCTGGCCGTGCTGGTCCGCGCGGCGGTGTGCTGCGGGATGTACTGGCACCTGGTCGTCGGGCTGTGGCCGGTGCTTTTCATCCTCGTTTATCTGATTTAG